One Hemibagrus wyckioides isolate EC202008001 linkage group LG09, SWU_Hwy_1.0, whole genome shotgun sequence DNA segment encodes these proteins:
- the fabp7a gene encoding fatty acid binding protein 7, brain, a, which translates to MVDAFCATWKLIDSQNFDEYMKALGVGFATRQVGNVTKPTIVISHEGDEVTVKTLSTFKNTEISFKLGEEFDETTADDRNVKSTVSLDGDKLVHVQKWDGKETKFVREIKDGKMIMTLTFEGIEAVRTYEKA; encoded by the exons ATGGTTGATGCTTTCTGTGCGACCTGGAAACTGATAGACAGCCAGAACTTTGATGAGTACATGAAAGCACTGG GTGTTGGCTTTGCAACAAGGCAAGTAGGAAATGTCACCAAACCCACAATCGTCATCAGCCACGAAGGAGACGAGGTCACCGTTAAAACGCTGAGCACTTTCAAGAACACTGAGATCTCCTTCAAACTGGGAGAAGAGTTTGACGAAACCACTGCAGATGACAGGAATGTGAAG TCCACAGTTAGCTTGGACGGAGACAAACTTGTTCATGTGCAGAAGTGGGACGGAAAAGAAACCAAGTTCGTCCGAGAAATCAAGGACGGCAAAATGATCatg ACTTTGACCTTCGAAGGTATCGAAGCCGTTCGCACCTATGAGAAGGCGTAA